DNA sequence from the Colletotrichum destructivum chromosome 9, complete sequence genome:
TCCATCCCCGACGAGACTCCATTTTGCCCGTTGGAATTGCTCATGGTATGCTGCTGGATACCGACAATGTTCTCATTGCCCACGGGCAACCGCGGCACGTTGAAGAAATCAAACACGTCCAGGTATTCGAGCTCATTTGGTGCCGGCGTTCTCGCCGGCGTAACGCTTGGAAGCCGACTATGGTTAGGCATACCATTTGCACGGGGTTGCCGAGAAATGAGAAAGTCGAGGTCAAACGCCGTACGCCGCATGTCGGCCAATATCTTGACCGAACTGGGCGTGACACCATCTCCTTGCCGCTCACTATCGCGATGCTCGTCGAGAACACGTTGTAGAAGAACACAGTAGCGCGCTGCCACCGGCCAGTAGCGACCCATTTCCCGCAACGTCTCCACGAAAAATTGGATCTGAGGGGATAGCTTGTGCTCCACGGTAGAACCATGGACCAGCAGCAGACGTGAGGCCACCCAGAGGGTGAAGGCGAAAGGGGGGCCCAGCTTTGCCAAGAGACCGCTGTTGACGACGAACTCACCCAGCGCTGCGATGTTCTCGACTGCGCCGTGACAGCGCTGCGAAGCGCTGTAGGAAGGGGTGAAAATTGGCGACCGAGTTGTGGGGTAAGCGGCTGAGGAGTGCAGCCGTATGACGGCTGTGTGATAGGTGGCATGCAGCATCACCCACCCGCAGTTGAGTGTCTTGTTGCCGGGTTGGAACAGCTTTGCCATGTTACCATATTCACCAGGGAGACCGAACTTCCATGAAGTAAGCATGTTGTCCAGCTCCTTGTACCGCATCTGCCATTGCTCCACGTCGCTCAAAGCGCTGATGTCAACAGGCTGCTTTAGAAACTTGTGGATCTTGGACAGTATCGCTAGGATCTCTATATAGTACGAGAAAGCTCCTAGGTTCTCTGGCTTGTTGATGTCGTACTCGGGATTCGTGTCCTCCGGGTGATCGTGGGTTCGGAACCACCGTGTCTCGACCTTTTGGTTCTTGATCCATAGATCATCCCGACACGGTAGAGTTCGGTCGACTTCCTTGTCATCCAGTGCGAATTCGAAAGCAGTGGCCAGCGTGGCGTACCGATCCAGGAGATAAATCATCCAAAAAAGTCTCCTTCTggcttcctcctcgatgaaATCCTTGGGTTCTGGTAGGATCATGGCCCTGAGAGTGTAGATGGAGGTGAAATTGGGCGAGACCGAGAAGGAGGTACTCTCCACGGCCAGCCCGAGTTGCACAACCGATCTCGTGATCAAGGCCATGATGTTCCACCCAGGAGGgccgttgctgttgccgACCAGATCCAGAGCAAGTATTACCAAGGCTTGCAGGGCTTTGACTGAAGAGTTTTCCATGCCGTAGAGTAAGACTCTTTGTTTGGAGATTGAGTGATAATGTTGCCTGCTCTCTTCGGTAAGCCTCGAATCGGTCGAGTACCGAAGCGTCGTGGCTACGATGGCATGCAGAAGGATGCGATCACACTCCTCCAAGGTCGAAGGCCCAAACAAGGAGTCTAGCGTCGTCTTCCTGTGAAGGATGGGAC
Encoded proteins:
- a CDS encoding uncharacterized protein (Putative zn(2)Cys(6) fungal-type DNA-binding domain, transcription factor domain, fungi), which encodes MQHNGHSLSSRSPPAANTKSIQQQNSTQSHDQSHDQSQNEQDSDDGNQLQSADENDLDQDDQDVTRLGKRKRPISVSCELCKQRKVKCDRGQPSCGWCSRNGALCEYKERKKPGLRAGYGRELEQRLDKLEEILRAHAEILQATLTSNQHHATAPSIRNSNPSLPSDHGTPRETNALFRPSESIRTPQAETALFLQKPSSYPSTTQSLEFGMPPPTPSMHEFQGQMPMTSMSAPTSHVSAMSHPSSAAQEYYGTNQTQLHSPDVAMAQSQASTAPDQELPPYDLLYALVDLYFKHINTWCPILHRKTTLDSLFGPSTLEECDRILLHAIVATTLRYSTDSRLTEESRQHYHSISKQRVLLYGMENSSVKALQALVILALDLVGNSNGPPGWNIMALITRSVVQLGLAVESTSFSVSPNFTSIYTLRAMILPEPKDFIEEEARRRLFWMIYLLDRYATLATAFEFALDDKEVDRTLPCRDDLWIKNQKVETRWFRTHDHPEDTNPEYDINKPENLGAFSYYIEILAILSKIHKFLKQPVDISALSDVEQWQMRYKELDNMLTSWKFGLPGEYGNMAKLFQPGNKTLNCGWVMLHATYHTAVIRLHSSAAYPTTRSPIFTPSYSASQRCHGAVENIAALGEFVVNSGLLAKLGPPFAFTLWVASRLLLVHGSTVEHKLSPQIQFFVETLREMGRYWPVAARYCVLLQRVLDEHRDSERQGDGVTPSSVKILADMRRTAFDLDFLISRQPRANGMPNHSRLPSVTPARTPAPNELEYLDVFDFFNVPRLPVGNENIVGIQQHTMSNSNGQNGVSSGMDGNSENGSSHAPAPQGNEFNITNFMVDANSDWLFKQEGAKFLS